The following are encoded together in the Acanthochromis polyacanthus isolate Apoly-LR-REF ecotype Palm Island chromosome 14, KAUST_Apoly_ChrSc, whole genome shotgun sequence genome:
- the nalcn gene encoding sodium leak channel non-selective protein isoform X4 yields the protein MEKATSVLMASNAWTWRSWALAGRSSVTVDSMNSNVFIAVIIETFAEIRVQFQQMWGSRSSTTSTATTQMFHEDAAGGWQLVAVDVNKPHGRAPACLQQLMRSSVFHMFILSMVAVDVIVAASNYYKGENYRRHYDEFYLAEVAFTVLFDLEALLKIWCLGFTGYISSSLHKFESLLVVGTTLHIYPDLYHSQFTYFQVLRVVRLIKISPALEDFVYKIFGPGKKLGSLVVFTASLLIVMSAISLQMFCFVEELDRFTTFPRAFMSMFQILTQEGWVDVMDQTLVAVGHMWAPVVAIYFILYHLFATLILLSLFVAVILDNLELDEDLKKLKQLKQSEANADTKEKLPLRLRIFEKFPNRPQMVKISKLPSDFTVPRIRESFMKQFIDRQQQDTSCLFRRLPSASSSSCDHSKRSAIEDNKYIDQKLRRSIFSIRARNLLEKETTINKILRACTRQRILSGSFEGQPAKERSILSVQHHIRQERRSLRHGSTSQRISRGKSLETLTQDHSSTVRYRNAQREDSEIKMIQEKKEQAEMKRKVQEEELRENHPYFDKPLFIVGREHRFRNFCRMIVRARFNASKTDPITGAVKNTKYHQLYDLLGLVTYLDWVMIVVTICSCISMMFESPFTRVMHAPTLQIGEYVFVIFMSIELNLKIMADGLFFTPTAVIRDFGGVMDIFIYLVSLIFLCWLPPDVPPESGAQLLMMLRCLRPLRIFKLVPQMRKVVREVLKGFKEIFLVSILLLTLMLVFASFGVQLFAGKLAKCNDPHILKREECYGIFRINVSVSKNLNLKLKPGEKKPGFWVPRVWANPRNFNFDNVGNAMLALFEVLSLKGWVEVRDVIIHRVGPIHGIYIHVFVFLGCMIGLTLFVGVVIANFNENKGTALLTVDQRRWEDLKSRLKIAQPLHLPPRPENGGFRAKMYDITQHPFFKRGIAVLVLAQSVLLSVKWDVDDQVTFPLATMSVVFTFIFVLEVTMKLIAMSPAGYWQSRRNRYDLLVTSLGVIWIVLHFSLLNAYTYMMGTCVIVFRFFTICGKHVTLKMLLLTVVVSMYKSFFIIVGMFLLLLCYAFAGVVLFGTVKYGENINRHANFSTAGKAITVLFRIVTGEDWNKIMHDCMVQHPFCTPDKHRYWETDCGNYAGALIYFCSFYVIIAYIMLNLLVAIIVENFSLFYSTEEDQLLSYNDLRHFQIIWNMVDDKREGVIPTSRSKFLLRLLRGRLEVDLDKDKLLFKHMCYEMERLHSGGDVTFHDVLSMLSYRSVDIRKSLQLEELLAREQLEYTIEEEVAKQTIRMWLKKCLKRIRAKQQQSCSIIHSLRESQQQELSRFLNPPSIETTVPSEDHNANNADNPSQPEMSDLQQLLSPTLSDRGGYRQDSSDLGRPQRKLGQWRLPAGRKSIVYKMNPVNDEASSGSEVKKWWTRQLTVESDESGDDLIDI from the exons CAATTGATGCGATCCTCTGTGTTCCACATGTTTATCCTGAGCATGGTCGCTGTGGACGTCATCGTCGCCGCTAGCAACTATTATAAAGGCGAGAACTACCGCCGACACTATGATGAGTTTTACCTTGCAGAG GTTGCCTTCACTGTGTTGTTCGACCTCGAGGCTCTTCTTAAAATCTGGTGTCTCGGCTTCACCGGCTACATCAGCTCGTCTTTGCACAAGTTCGAGTCCCTGCTGGTGGTGGGCACCACGCTGCACATCTACCCCGACCTCTACCATTCACAGTTCACCTACTTTCAg GTGCTCCGTGTGGTGCGCTTGATTAAGATTTCACCAGCTCTGGAGGACTTTGTCTATAAGATCTTTGGTCCAGGTAAAAAGCTAGGCAGCCTGGTGGTGTTCACAGCCAGCCTGCTCATCGTCATGTCGGCCATCAGCTTGCAGATGTTCTGCTTTGTGGAGGAGCTGGACCGTTTCACCACCTTCCCCAGG GCGTTCATGTCCATGTTCCAGATCCTCACCCAGGAGGGCTGGGTAGATGTCATGGACCAGACTCTGGTGGCTGTAGGTCACATGTGGGCTCCAGTGGTGGCCATTTACTTCATCCTCTACCATCTGTTTGCCACTCTG ATTCTGCTCAGTCTTTTTGTGGCCGTTATCTTGGACAATCTGGAGTTGGATGAAGACTTGAAGAAGCTTAAACAG CTCAAGCAAAGCGAAGCCAACGCTGACACCAAAGAGAAGCTCCCTCTACGACTCAGGATCTTTGAAAAGTTCCCCAACAGACCTCAGATGGTGAAGATATCCAAGCTCCCGTCTGATTTCACTGTGCCCAGGATCAG AGAGAGTTTTATGAAGCAGTTCATTGATCGGCAGCAGCAGGATACCAGCTGTTTGTTCCGGCGTCTCCCCTCAGCTTCATCCTCCTCGTGCGACCACTCCAAGCGCTCGGCCATCGAAGACAACAAGTATATTGACCAAAAG CTTCGCAGGTCAATATTTAGCATCCGAGCTCGTAACCTCCTGGAAAAAGAAACTACAATCAACAAAATCCTACG GGCTTGTACTCGACAGCGTATACTAAGTGGATCCTTTGAAGGCCAGCCAGCCAAAGAGCGCTCCATCCTCAGTGTCCAGCATCACATCCGGCAAGAACGCAG ATCTCTGCGACATGGTTCCACCAGTCAGAGGATCAGCCGAGGAAAGTCGCTGGAGACTCTCACTCAGGAT CATTCCAGCACAGTACGCTACCGTAACGCCCAGAGAGAGGACAGCGAGATTAAGATGATCCAAGAAAAGAAAGAGCAAGCTGAGATGAAAAG AAAAGTTCAGGAGGAGGAACTGAGGGAGAACCATCCTTACTTCGATAAGCCGCTTTTCATTGTGGGACGCGAGCACCGATTCAGGAACTTCTGCAGGATGATTGTTCGAGCTCGCTTCAATGC ATCCAAAACTGACCCAATCACGGGAGCAGTGAAGAACACCAAATACCACCAGCTGTA TGATCTCCTGGGCTTGGTCACCTATCTGGACTGGGTTATGATTGTAGTGACCATCTGCTCCTGCATCTCCATGATGTTTGAATCACCCTTCACCAGGGTCATGCACGCTCCCACTCTTCAG ATCGGGGAGTATGTGTTTGTGATCTTCATGAGCATCGAGCTGAACCTGAAGATCATGGCCGACGGTCTGTTCTTCACCCCTACTGCTGTCATCAGAGACTTTGGAGGAGTTATGGACATCTTCATCTATCTT GTGAGTCTGATCTTCCTGTGCTGGCTGCCTCCTGACGTCCCTCCTGAGTCTGGGGCTCAGCTGCTGATGATGCTGCGCTGCCTGCGTCCGCTCAGGATCTTCAAGCTGGTACCCCAGATGAGGAAGGTGGTGCGGGAGGTTCTCAAAGGATTCAAGGAGATTTTCCTG GTTTCTATTCTGCTCCTCACGCTAATGCTGGTGTTCGCAAGCTTTGGAGTTCAACTGTTTGCCGGAAAGCTTGCCAAGTGCAACGACCCCCATATCCTTAAACGG gaggaATGCTATGGTATATTCCGAATAAATGTTAGCGTTTCCAAAAACCTCAACCTCAAGCTGAAGCCTGGAGAGAAGAAACCGGGTTTCTGGGTACCAAGAGTCTG GGCCAACCCACGGAATTTTAACTTTGACAATGTGGGAAATGCCATGTTGGCTCTTTTTGAAGTGCTGTCACTCAAAGGCTGGGTGGAGGTCCGAGATGTCATCATTCACCGAGTCGGACCG attCACGGCATTTACATCCACGTCTTTGTGTTTCTGGGATGCATGATCGGACTCACTCTGTTTGTGGGAGTTGTCATTGCAAACTTCAACGAGAACAAG GGCACCGCTCTGCTCACAGTGGACCAGAGAAGATGGGAGGATCTGAAGAGTCGGCTGAAAATAGCCCAACCTCTCCACCTACCACCTCGCCCGG AAAACGGAGGTTTCCGAGCCAAGATGTATGACATAACTCAGCACCCCTTCTTCAAACGAGGCATTGCTGTGCTGGTCTTGGCGCAATCTGTCCTGTTGTCTGTCAAG TGGGACGTAGATGATCAAGTAACATTCCCCCTCGCCACCATGTCTGTGGTCTTCACCTTTATATTTGTGCTGGAG GTGACAATGAAGCTGATAGCCATGTCTCCAGCCGGCTACTGGCAGAGCCGACGAAATCGCTACGACCTGCTGGTCACCTCGCTGGGTGTCATATGGATAGTTCTGCACTTTTCCTTACtg AATGCATATACCTACATGATGGGCACGTGTGTGATTGTCTTCAGGTTCTTCACAATATGTGGGAAACAT GTGACGctgaagatgctgctgctgactgtaGTCGTGAGCATGTACAAGAGCTTCTTCATCATCGTGgggatgtttctcctcctcctctgctacGCGTTCGCCGGAGTTGTTCTTTTCGGAACCGTCAAATATGGAGAGAACATCAACCG GCATGCCAACTTCTCCACAGCGGGCAAGGCTATCACTGTTCTCTTCCGTATTGTCACGGGGGAAGATTGGAATAAAATCATGCATGACTGCATG GTCCAGCATCCGTTCTGCACGCCGGATAAACATCGCTACTGGGAGACTGACTGTGGAAACTACGCTGGAGCTCTTATCTACTTCTGCTCTTTCTATGTCATTATCGCCTACATCATGCTCAACCTACTTGTAG CCATTATTGTGGAGAACTTCTCTCTGTTCTACTCCACCGAGGAGGACCAGCTGCTGAGCTATAATGACCTGAGGCACTTCCAAATCATCTGGAACATGGTGGATGACAAACGGGAG GGTGTAATACCGACATCCAGGTCGAAGTTTCTGCTCCGTCTGCTCAGAGGAAGGCTGGAGGTGGACCTGGACAAAGACAAGTTGCTGTTTAAACACATGTGCTACGAGATGGAGCGACTGCACAGTGGAGGAGATGTGACTTTCCATGATGTGCTCAG CATGCTGTCATATCGCTCAGTGGACATTAGAAAGTCTCTCCAGCTGGAGGAGCTGTTGGCCAGGGAACAGCTGGAATACACCATTGAAGAAGAGGTTGCCAAACAGACCATACGCATGTGGCTCAAAAAGTGCCTCAAACGCATCCGGGCG aagcagcagcagtcgTGCAGCATCATTCATAGCCTGAGAGAGAGCCAGCAGCAGGAGCTGAGCCGCTTCCTCAACCCTCCCAGCATCGAGACCACGGTGCCAAGTGAAGACCACAATGCTAACAACGCAGACAACCCCTCACAGCCTGAG ATGAGTGATCTCCAGCAGCTACTGAGCCCCACGTTGTCAGACAGAGGAGGGTACAGGCAGGACTCCTCAGACCTGGGGAGACCACAGAGGAAGCTGGGACAGTGGCGGCtgcctgcag GTCGCAAGTCCATTGTATATAAGATGAACCCCGTCAACGATGAGGCTTCCTCGGGGTCGGAGGTGAAGAAGTGGTGGACCCGTCAGCTGACTGTGGAGAGCGACGAAAGCGGCGACGACCTCATTGACATTTAG